The nucleotide sequence GAAATTCTGAAAAGAAAAACTGTCGACATTTACAACCGTATACGCGAGGAAATACGATCAAGAAATAAAACTTACACTTGTACGGCCGGTACCGGCAGTAGCTATAATTCTATGGAAATGCTGCCTGTTTCATATAAAGAAGCTATTGATACAATCAATTATAAGTTTATTATTGGAAAAGACAGAATTATCTTCTTTGATAATGTACGATCATATGAAAAGAACGAGTATTACTCAATAGACTATAATGATATGGAATTGATTTCACTGATCAGAACGGGTGACAAAAAGCTTATAGAGGACAAACTTCATGCACTGATGGACGATATCAAGGCAAAAGGAAGTAACTCCTATTTATACATGCAGATAGTTATCAGCAGTATATATATGCAGGCCATCAAAGTATTAAAGGATATAGGTGGTTCTGTTGAAGAAGTGTTTACAAACCCGATAGAGGCCTATAACAGGATAATGGCGCATCAAACAGTTGAAAGTCTTATGAGTGAGTTGACTACTGTGTTGTTTAGTATAGCCGACTATGTATCTGCCAGAAAAAGCGGGAGATTCAATCTGGTGATAGAGAGGGCGAAGGAGTATATAAAGAAAAACTACAGCAGGGATAACTTCTCTCTTGATGATGTTGCTAACTTTGTTAATATGAGTACCTGCTATTTCAGTGTTATATTCAAACAGGAGGTAGGCGAGACCTTCATTGACTACCTTACAGGCTTAAGAATAGAAAAGGCTAAAGAGCTGCTACTGCTGCCGGGTTACAAAACCTATGAAATATCCTATATGATAGGTTATAATAACCCCACTTACTTCAGCACGACATTTAAAAAAATTACCGGATGCTCTCCGTCGGACTATCGTGACAGATTTAGCAACGTATAATAATAAAAGGGTTTGCTTATATAACACAATTTGGATTGAGTATATAAGCAAATCCTTTAAATTTGTTTTAGTATTTAAAATAATTTAAATGTTTTAGAAAAAAACTTTATTAACTATTTCGACCTTAAAAGATACTATAGAAGTGAAGTTAAACAAACTAACAAATCTTAAGGAGGTCTTTTTAATGAAAAAGATTTCAAAACTATTAGCTTTACTGGTAGCGGTAGTAATGGTGTTTGCATTGGTCGGATGCGGTCAGGCAGCAAAAACAGAAGACAATAAAAAAGAAGAAACAAAAGCTGCTGAGCCGGCAAAAACCGCAGAAACAAAGAAAATTAAAGTTGGTTTCTCTCAGATGGAAAACAATGGTCCATGGCGTATAGCTGAAACTAACAGTATTAAAGAAGAAGCTAAAAAGAGAGGCATTGAACTAGTATATACCGATGCTCAAGGACAGACTGCAAAACAGGTAAGTGACGTAGAAGATATGATTGCTCAAAAGGTTGACTAT is from Clostridia bacterium and encodes:
- a CDS encoding response regulator is translated as MLRVLLVDDEEIIRDGIKNGIDWESHGIEVAGTAEDGEQAVEAVHLLKPDIIITDIKMPFIDGLEFIEKIKPDFPDVFIIIISGHDEFIYAKRALQLGAYDYILKPIELDYLNEILIKIKTEFAKKEQDEKEICVLREQVEENAGLVRENFLKEIVNKRMETDYIKQKFEDLNIDFAGQCFGVISVQIDDYYNITQNLGENEAFELEAEFCNTVRDALANERSFLSFSNRRGECVIIAAERHTEILKRKTVDIYNRIREEIRSRNKTYTCTAGTGSSYNSMEMLPVSYKEAIDTINYKFIIGKDRIIFFDNVRSYEKNEYYSIDYNDMELISLIRTGDKKLIEDKLHALMDDIKAKGSNSYLYMQIVISSIYMQAIKVLKDIGGSVEEVFTNPIEAYNRIMAHQTVESLMSELTTVLFSIADYVSARKSGRFNLVIERAKEYIKKNYSRDNFSLDDVANFVNMSTCYFSVIFKQEVGETFIDYLTGLRIEKAKELLLLPGYKTYEISYMIGYNNPTYFSTTFKKITGCSPSDYRDRFSNV